A region of Rhizobium grahamii DNA encodes the following proteins:
- a CDS encoding BA14K family protein, whose translation MKKLAVVAVALLTTLADSLPVAAFPVPSAATIATGGDADILQVQQRPPPCRPPYCRPGAPGRPPGAHPGRPPAPPHHANRPHRPPPPQHGWYNGHRGYRDYHPGYRRGSDGWWYPLAAFGTGLIIGGSIANQPARYSSAHVQWCYDRYKTYRASDNTYAPQVGVRAQCVSPYR comes from the coding sequence ATGAAGAAATTGGCTGTTGTGGCCGTCGCACTCCTCACGACACTGGCGGATTCCTTGCCCGTGGCGGCGTTTCCGGTGCCTTCGGCGGCAACGATCGCAACGGGGGGAGATGCCGACATACTGCAGGTGCAGCAGAGGCCGCCGCCGTGCCGCCCGCCCTATTGCCGTCCGGGCGCTCCAGGGCGCCCGCCCGGTGCCCACCCCGGCAGACCGCCCGCACCTCCGCACCATGCCAACAGACCCCATCGTCCGCCACCGCCGCAGCATGGCTGGTATAACGGACATCGCGGCTATCGGGATTATCACCCGGGCTATCGCCGCGGAAGCGATGGCTGGTGGTATCCGCTGGCGGCTTTCGGCACCGGCCTGATCATCGGCGGCAGCATCGCCAACCAGCCGGCGCGCTACAGCAGCGCACATGTGCAGTGGTGCTATGATCGCTACAAGACCTACCGCGCATCCGACAATACCTACGCGCCACAAGTCGGCGTCCGCGCGCAATGCGTCTCGCCCTATCGCTGA
- a CDS encoding bifunctional allantoicase/(S)-ureidoglycine aminohydrolase, with protein MSSQNFYASMGGLPPQTELLSSKAVFTTAYAVIPRTVMTDIVTSYLPHWEGTRAWVISRPMTGFSETFSQYIMEVQPGGGSDRPEPEKRAEGVLFVVEGEMTVEFEGTAHAMRAGSFAFLPAGSSWTLWNSSGAPVKFHWIRKAFQEVDGLEPPPAMFTHEDEHPPQAMPDTNGVWATTRFIDPADLRYDMHVTIVTLEPGGIIPFMETHVMEHGLYVLEGKAVYRLNKDWVEVEAGDFMWLRAFCPQACYAGGPGRFRYLLYKDVNRHMPLW; from the coding sequence ATGAGCAGCCAGAACTTCTATGCCAGCATGGGCGGCCTGCCGCCGCAGACCGAACTCCTGTCGAGCAAGGCCGTGTTCACGACAGCCTATGCCGTCATCCCCCGCACCGTGATGACGGATATCGTCACCAGCTATCTCCCGCATTGGGAGGGGACGCGCGCCTGGGTGATTTCCCGCCCGATGACGGGTTTCTCGGAGACCTTTTCGCAATACATCATGGAAGTGCAGCCGGGCGGCGGCAGCGACCGGCCGGAGCCGGAAAAGCGCGCCGAGGGCGTTCTCTTCGTCGTCGAGGGCGAGATGACCGTCGAGTTCGAAGGAACGGCGCACGCCATGCGCGCCGGTTCCTTCGCGTTTCTGCCCGCCGGTTCCAGCTGGACGCTCTGGAACAGCAGCGGGGCGCCGGTGAAGTTCCACTGGATCCGCAAGGCCTTCCAGGAAGTGGACGGCCTGGAGCCGCCGCCCGCAATGTTCACGCACGAGGACGAGCATCCGCCTCAGGCGATGCCCGATACCAACGGCGTCTGGGCAACGACGCGTTTTATCGATCCTGCCGACCTGCGCTACGACATGCACGTCACCATCGTCACGCTCGAACCGGGTGGGATCATCCCGTTCATGGAAACGCACGTCATGGAGCATGGGCTCTACGTGCTTGAGGGCAAGGCCGTCTACCGGCTCAACAAGGATTGGGTCGAAGTCGAAGCGGGTGACTTCATGTGGCTGCGCGCCTTCTGCCCGCAGGCCTGCTACGCCGGCGGCCCGGGCCGGTTCCGCTATCTGCTCTACAAGGACGTCAACCGTCACATGCCTCTGTGGTAG